The Capsicum annuum cultivar UCD-10X-F1 unplaced genomic scaffold, UCD10Xv1.1 ctg81341, whole genome shotgun sequence genome includes the window TGGGCCAGAGCAAATGAcgagaacaactctttgtttgcgcaaacatggtgtgtggcaccagaatccatccaccattcgcgtcgattccccaccaagttgcattccatgaacatagcacacaaatcatcatattctttgttggactcaatcattttcgcttggtcctttttcttgcctttcttcggggctcgataatctgtggacttgtggtcaattttaccacaattgaagcattttcccttgaactttttcttgggttgattgcttccatgtttaactttctttcttttcttcaagttGTTTTGGCCAtattctacaatatgtgctccactcattgtagaatttccctttgaccttctttcggcagctttattgtcctcttcaatatgAAGACGGACGataagatcttcaacggtcatctccttgcacttatgctttaagtagtttttgaagtctttccataaaggtggtagcttctcaactattgctgctacttggaaagcatcattcacaattaaacctacaaaacaattTATGTGAgttttaagaacatttttaacttGTTCAACTAcggtattttttaaaaatatatcttctgctaggagatcatgtatgatgacttgcaactcctgtacttgagagacagcagatttgctatcaatcattttgaagtccaggaaccgtgcaacaaggaatttcttaattcccgcatcctccgttttatatttccgttcaagtgccccccacaattcctttgatgtcttggttccactatagacattatagaggtcgtcttggagaccactcagaatatagttcctgcaaaggaaatccaAATATTTCCAAGCTTCTATAATAACGAAGCGGTCTTCTTGGGAGCGTCTTTGCTAGTGAAGcgttgtagacataaagtggtaaggtaaaagaacatcttttgctgccaccaCTTGAAGTCAATGCCAGAAAATTTTCCGGGCTTCTCCGCCGGTCCCATCGTTGGCGAAatatttgtgcgacttgatgtggcaatattatttgcccccatagacgttgtcgcatccatcatttgactttcagttttcatttttctatcaccacaagacagaaaaattagtatttttcaaaatactattaataaagttaaataactttaaactcttcttcttcttgtttctagttaacgatgaagtttttattacttcaaaacgtcaaccgagtgaaccttaacttgtgatgaagattttatgtcttctaatcactagttaaattcaagcggagtagaaagcctaagctttaatctccaaaaataagcaatacagattctgtaagattattccttaagattgttattttccacaatatgggtacgtagaatctgtataatagaataacaacttcaactcgagttcaagtatgaacaagaacacaacgaagttgaacaaataccctcaacacaagatcaaaaatgatctttacaagaggtgtattttatatttcagaaatatagatgaaacagaaattgttaAGGCCAAGTCATCCGAaatcacggactttccttaaggaataatttctctcactgtacccgaggttatggaatgtttctcccaggataaaatgaccttcaatccgactatagcggtacctcaaatagacggattcttcgaacacactcacggtttgaatgatcacacttagagtattttttaagaagaagaagaagctagtAATTCTGAAAATTTTTTCTGTCTTAACATGTGGAAGAAagcaggttatttatagccacaacatgccccTTTGAAAGGTGTcattggttcaatttagaggtgtgtgtcttttcatgaaaatacatgtctgtttacTTAAACCATTGCAGTAATTTTCTGAAATAGTACACCATTTCGTGAAACATTGCATCAGTTTAAAACAGTGTTGCAGCAGTTCGTGAAGCAGTGCACTATTCATGCAAAACAGTGCTATTGTTCACataacagtgctactgttcacaCGAAAAAGTCACTGTTCATGCGTCAGTTCGTGAAGCAGTGCACTGTTCACGAaaaacagtgctactgttcacgtaacagtgctactgttcacgccAAACAGTCACTATTCAAGCGTTCCTGCATGTTTTAACATTTCCATTCACaccctttcattactatgaacccaacaagaTGATCATTGATTTGGACAGCAACAATTGGGTTGTCGATGAGTTTGGTGCTAGTGATATGTTCAATCAGCTTGTCCCTACGATGCTGTGGAACACTGTTATGGACACGATGATGAAGGAGATCCACGCAGGAGGCAAAACCATGCAGGATATTGAACAAGTATTGAAATGGGCGCCTGTAATTCCTGGGGTTGTTCCAGCAATCAAAGCAGCTCATGCTTTAGGATGTGATTTGAAGATAGTGAGCGATGCAAATCTCTTCTTCGTCGAGACAATATTGGAGCATTCAGGAATCAAGGATTGCTTTTCAGAAATCAACACAAATCCGAGCTACATTGATGATGAAGGGAAACTTAGAATCTGTCCTTACCACGATTTTGATCACAAGTGCAAATATCCTTGCCCTCCAAACATGTGCAAGGGCCTCGTAATAGAAAGAATGCAAGCGGTGTCTCTTGCTATGGAAGggaataataataagaaaagaatgaTCTATCTAGGCGATGAAGCAGGAGATTTTTGCCCTAGCTTGATGCTCAGAGAGCAAGATTTTGTAATGCCAAGGAAGGATTTTCCGGTGTGGAAATTAATGAACGAAAATTGCCAACTCATAAAAGCGAAAATCCACGGGTGGACTGATGGAGAAGAGNNNNNNNNNNNNNNNNNNNNNNNNNNNNNNNNNNNNNNNNNNNNNNNNNNNNNNNNNNNNNNNNNNNNNNNNNNNNNNNNNNNNNNNNNNNNNNNNNNNNNNNNNNNNNNNNNNNNNNNNNNNNNNNNNNNNNNNNNNNNNNNNNNNNNNNNNNNNNNNNNNNNNNNNNNNNNNNNNNNNNNNNNNNNNNNNNNNNNNNNNNNNNNNNNNNNNNNNNNNNNNNNNNNNNNNNNNNNNNNNNNNNNNNNNNNNNNNNNNNNNNNNNNNNNNNNNNNNNNNNNNNNNNNNNNNNNNNNNNNNNNNNNNNNNNNNNNNNNNNNNNNNNNNNNNNNNNNNNNNNNNNNNNNNNNNNNNNNNNNNNNNNNNNNNNNNNNNNNNNNNNNNNNNNNNNNNNNNNNNNNNNNNNNNNNNNNNNNNNNNNNNNNNNNNNNNNNNNNNNNNNNNNNNNNNNNNNNNNNNNNNNNNNNNNNNNNNNNNNNNNNNNNNNNNNNNNNNNNNNNNNNNNNNNNNNNNNNNNNNNNNNNNNNNNNNNNNNNNNNNNNNNNNNNNNNNNNNNNNNNNNNNNNNNNNNNNNNNNNNNNNNNNNNNNNNNNNNNNNNNNNNNNNNNNNNNNNNNNNNNNNNNNNNNNNNNNNNNNNNNNNNNNNNNNNNNNNNNNNNNNNNNNNNNNNNNNNNNNNNNNNNNNNNNNNNNNNNNNNNNNNNNNNNNNNNNNNNNNNNNNNNNNNNNNNNNNNNNNNNNNNNNNNNNNNNNNNNNNNNNNNNNNNNNNNNNNNNNNNNNNNNNNNNNNNNNNNNNNNNNNNNNNNNNNNNNNNNNNNNNNNNNNNNNNNNNNNNNNNNNNNNNNNNNNNNNNNNNNNNNNNNNNNNNNNNNNNNNNNNNNNNNNNNNNNNNNNNNNNNNNNNNNNNNNNNNNNNNNNNNNNNNNNNNNNNNNNNNNNNNNNNNNNNNNNNNNNNNNNNNNNNNNNNNNNNNNNNNNNNNNNNNNNNNNNNNNNNNNNNNNNNNNNNNNNNNNNNNNNNNNNNNNNNNNNNNNNNNNNNNNNNNNNNNNNNNNNNNNNNNNNNNNNNNNNNNNNNNNNNNNNNNNNNNNNNNNNNNNNNNNNNNNNNNNNNNNNNNNNNNNNNNNNNNNNNNNNNNNNNNNNNNNNNNNNNNNNNNNNNNNNNNNNNNNNNNNNNNNNNNNNNNNNNNNNNNNNNNNNNNNNNNNNNNNNNNNNNNNNNNNNNNNNNNNNNNNNNNNNNNNNNNNNNNNNNNNNNNNNNNNNNNNNNNNNNNNNNNNNNNNNNNNNNNNNNNNNNNNNNNNNNNNNNNNNNNNNNNNNNNNNNNNNNNNNNNNNNNNNNNNNNNNNNNNNNNNNNNNNNNNNNNNNNNNNNNNNNNNNNNNNNNNNNNNNNNNNNNNNNNNNNNNNNNNNNNNNNNNNNNNNNNNNNNNNNNNNNNNNNNNNNNNNNNNNNNNNNNNNNNNNNNNNNNNNNNNNNNNNNNNNNNNNNNNNNNNNNNNNNNNNNNNNNNNNNNNNNNNNNNNNNNNNNNNNNNNNNNNNNNNNNNNNNNNNNNNNNNNNNNNNNNNNNNNNNNNNNNNNNNNNNNNNNNNNNNNNNNNNNNNNNNNNNNNNNNNNNNNNNNNNNNNNNNNNNNNNNNNNNNNNNNNNNNNNNNNNNNNNNNNNNNNNNNNNNNNNNNNNNNNNNNNNNNNNNNNNNNNNNNNNNNNNNNNNNNNNNNNNNNNNNNNNNNNNNNNNNNNNNNNNNNNNNNNNNNNNNNNNNNNNNNNNNNNNNNNNNNNNNNNNNNNNNNNNNNNNNNNNNNNNNNNNNNNNNNNNNNNNNNNNNNNNNNNNNNNNNNNNNNNNNNNNNNNNNNNNNNNNNNNNNNNNNNNNNNNNNNNNNNNNNNNNNNNNNNNNNNNNNNNNNNNNNNNNNNNNNNNNNNNNNNNNNNNNNNNNNNNNNNNNNNNNNNNNNNNNNNNNNNNNNNNNNNNNNNNNNNNNNNNNNNNNNNNNNNNNNNNNNNNNNNNNNNNNNNNNNNNNNNNNNNNNNNNNNNNNNNNNNNNNNNNNNNNNNNNNNNNNNNNNNNNNNNNNNNNNNNNNNNNNNNNNNNNNNNNNNNNNNNNNNNNNNNNNNNNNNNNNNNNNNNNNNNNNNNNNNNNNNNNNNNNNNNNNNNNNNNNNNNNNNNNNNNNNNNNNNNNNNNNNNNNNNNNNNNNNNNNNNNNNNNNNNNNNNNNNNNNNNNNNNNNNNNNNNNNNNNNNNNNNNNNNNNNNNNNNNNNNNNNNNNNNNNNNNNNNNNNNNNNNNNNNNNNNNNNNNNNNNNNNNNNNNNNNNNNNNNNNNNNNNNNNNNNNNNNNNNNNNNNNNNNNNNNNNNNNNNNNNNNNNNNNNNNNNNNNNNNNNNNNNNNNNNNNNNNNNNNNNNNNNNNNNNNNNNNNNNNNNNNNNNNNNNNNNNNNNNNNNNNNNNNNNNNNNNNNNNNNNNNNNNNNNNNNNNNNNNNNNNNNNNNNNNNNNNNNNNNNNNNNNNNNNNNNNNNNNNNNNNNNNNNNNNNNNNNNNNNNNNNNNNNNNNNNNNNNNNNNNNNNNNNNNNNNNNNNNNNNNNNNNNNNNNNNNNNNNNNNNNNNNNNNNNNNNNNNNNNNNNNNNNNNNNNNNNNNNNNNNNNNNNNNNNNNNNNNNNNNNNNNNNNNNNNNNNNNNNNNNNNNNNNNNNNNNNNNNNNNNNNNNNNNNNNNNNNNNNNNNNNNNNNNNNNNNNNNNNNNNNNNNNNNNNNNNNNNNNNNNNNNNNNNNNNNNNNNNNNNNNNNNNNNNNNNNNNNNNNNNNNNNNNNNNNNNNNNNNNNNNNNNNNNNNNNNNNNNNNNNNNNNNNNNNNNNNNNNNNNNNNNNNNNNNNNNNNNNNNNNNNNNNNNNNNNNNNNNNNNNNNNNNNNNNNNNNNNNNNNNNNNNNNNNNNNNNNNNNNNNNNNNNNNNNNNNNNNNNNNNNNNNNNNNNNNNNNNNNNNNNNNNNNNNNNNNNNNNNNNNNACCTTAGAGCTGGATATCATCAACTGAGGATGTATGATAAGGATGCTTACAAGACTGCCTTTAAAACTCATGAAgggcactatgagtttttggtgatgccttttggtttaaccaatgccCCTTCTTCCTTCCAGAACCTCATAAACTCAGTATTTAGACCATTGCAAAGGAAAACAATTCTGGTTTTCTTTAATGACATCCTTATCTATAGCAAGTGCATGACTGATCACATTGTGCATGTCAAGGAAGTATTTGATCTGATGCTGAAGTTTTAATTATATGCCAAAAGGTCTAAATGTGCATTTGGAGTGCCTAAGGTGGAGTATTTAGGCCATTTTATTAGTGCTGAAGGTGTGTCCACTGATCCTAAAAAGATCATTGCAGTTTCCAATTGCGATACAAAAGTGAGTGTGTATCAAAAGAGTTAAGCCaacacaagaacacaagaataacaagatgaacaacaacaatactagtgaatcgaaataggccacacacggcttcactagacttcaaggtttacaaaaatgaaaagatgatagagattacaataacaacaacaagagcaacaaagTGGCAtcaactatagtgaatcgaaaatagccccacacggcttcactatgttaccacacaaacaacaagattacaaaattaaagatagtaacttgacatacaatattcaagaatctaagaaccctaacaacatgaaaggaccctaagattaaagaatattatcaccaagctcttacttggaccaagatgAACTTAATGACCTCAAGATCCTACTTTCTAGCCAAGATTCAACCCAAGTGTCACTCCAATTGGGAATTTTGGTTTtgagcttctccaatggaagagaaaagttcaaaatattacaagtcttatgttctcaaaatatcatgaatgaactaCTACAAGACTAGCCCTAACAAATGActtatatagtcaattacaaaggagggacaaaagaccaaaatacccttggcattaagtgggtgggtttggggtgttttgttgggcctcttcatattttaataagtataggcccttgGATGGGCTCACAAAGGCCTCACACAAGGCCaaggatgtgaacaaggcttggagtcattgcaactcacgcgcttggcttcgtgtgaaaagtctcgagctaggaattcttgtatcatcctctccatcttaaagggaatttgtcctcaaatttggaTCATTGCCATCCTCCACCGTTTCTACCCGAGAGaggtcacacacgttgaaagtgttgtacACTTGATATTCTaggggtagatcaatcttgtaggcgtTGTCGTTCACCCTGcggcatcaacttagcattccttttAGATAggaatctatccttccttaggtgcacccacacccaatctctcggttcaagaatgagctttcttcttcctttgttggtTCGCCTtgcaacttcttggtttttcttatCCAACCGCAACCTCACTttctcatgtagcttcttcatGGCCTTCGCCCATTTccttccatctaagcttatcacaagatcacttggcaaagtggttaaatccaaaggggtaagggggttgatgccgtatacacactcaaagggtgttATCCTCGTGCTtgagtgtataacacgattataagcaaactcaatcaacggtaagttctcctcccaagaagtcatttttacCTTAACCATAGACCGTTGCATAGACCCTAAgatcctatttactacttccgtttggccatcggtttgtgggtggcatgaagtcgaaaacaacaacttagtaccgaCCCTACCCCatatggacttccaaaagtggcttaggaatttagaatccctatcactcactatggtcctcggaacaccataaagttttacaatattatcaacaaataaagaggctacactaggcgcatcatcacatttagaacaaggaataaagtgagccatcttggaaaaccgatccaccacgacaaaaatactatcccgccCCCTTTTAGTTCTTGGTAATCCCAACATgaagtccattgatatgtcaagtCAAGGACGCAAAGGGGTGGACAACGGGGTGTACAATCCATGGGGTTGGAGCcgtgacttggctcctttgcactcaacacattggtCGCAAATTcgggccacatccttgtgcattctaggacaataaaattgttcttccaaaatttcgagggtcttctcgaccccaaaatgacccattagaccgccattgtgtgcttcTCTCACAAACAATTCTCTCCAAAAACTTGAGGAaacacacaatcgtctacccttaaataagtatccatcaaatttggtataagGATGGGAACCCCTATTcgtaacccacctatccctacccaactcttcactttccctatagataggagcaaagtgagggtcctcgggatataaagacttgaggctttcaaaccccatcaacttagatgacaaagtagacacaagcacatgTTTTCGGGACAAAGTATCGGCtaccacattgtctttacccttcttgtaatgaataacataagggaaatttttaagaaattcaatcaatttggcatgccgccggttaatcttgtcttgtgcccgtagatgcttcaaggattcatgattcGTTTAGATCAtaaattctttaggccacaaataatgttgccaagtggccaaggctctaatcaaggcatacaactctaaatcatacgtagagtagtttagagttgctcctttgagcttttcgctaaagtaggcaataggcttcaattcttgcattaaaaccgcaCCTATGCCAACTTTGCTAGCGTCACAttcaacctcaaaagtcttgtcaaaattcggcAATTATAGCAAAGGGGTTGAGATGAGCATAactttcaagtcctcgaaggccttagcttgttcatttCCCCACTTGAAAGgtcgatcctttttaatcacttcggtaaagggggcggcaatggtgctaaatcctttgacaaaacgtctataaaaactagccaacccatggaagcttttCACTTcacctatgattttgggggttggccaatttttaatggcgtcaatcttagattcatctacttcgacccctcttgagctcaccacaaacccaagaaatacaacctcatggacaccaaaagaacacttttccagattggcatataacttctcctttcggaggacatcaaacacacattgtaaatgctttacatgtgtagacacctaatttcgtcccttcccgatatcatttttatccatttttaccaTTATCCTACCGTGTAACCTCACCCATGTAGTTATAccccacaaaaaatacaaaaaaataacaactcctaactaattttatcttatcctaacaacctctccaattaaaagaCAACACCTCACCTACCCCATACCCCTACACCCCACATCTCTATACCCATGTGACCCCACCCCCTCATGTTCTTTTGGATTCCTTTTAACCAAAtcacaacaaaaataaagaaagggtCCCCACCGGTACACCTTACAAAAAGAATGACACCAAAATTCCTTTAAAAGCAAAGGGAACCTTCCAGGAAGGGGGGATCCTAGTTCATCCTCTCCAAGAGGATATACACactgaaaaaggagaaaagggacttttttttcttttcttggtcACCACACACACGAAAGGGAGAAAGACATAGAGAGAGAGCGAgagagagatcgagagagagaaaaTGGAAAGAGAAGAAAACGACGGGGGTGGTGTTTGACTGAAATCTGGAGAAGAAACCAGAAAATATCGAGAGACCGGTTCTTTTTCGTGTTTTTTCATCGATATTTGCACCGGAATCGGCACCATCGGGGGTACAATTCATCCGTTCAACGAGTTTAGTTCGAAATCCCTacaaattttctctattttctcgTTGGTTTCCAGCTGAATCTGGCCAGAAATAGTGAACCCGCAATCGGGGTGATGCAATCGGAGCTGTTTCAGTCTATTCCAACCAAATCCCATCTAACAGCATTCAAAACATTAAACGGGTCAGTTGGTTCATTCAgttcaattcaaatttttgttgatttgttCGAGTTGGGGTTCGACGTTGAGGGTCCAGTTGGGTTGAGGTTCCGTTGCTCTATGAATTCTAATCCATCACTGATTGTTTGGAATAAAATCAATGAGAAGGTCATCTCtactctttctctcttttatttcaacGTTCATGATATTTCATGCTTCGAATTGAATATTCGAGTGTGGTTTTGATCTTCGTTGGTGATGAATGATTGTTTGTGTTGATTGGTTGTTGATTCTGTTGTGTACGAATTATGTGTGATTTGAATGACGAATATTGAGTTCATAGTGGTTGAGGATCGTTAATCTTGAATTGTGGAAAATTTAGTGTTAAAAAGAATTTGGGGTTGAATGGTaggaattgaaaaataaatgaatatcgTTTAGTTCTGATTTATGGTCGTTGCTTATTTTGGAGTAAAAACCTGAATGTTAAAAATGATAGTATCATGTCATCGAATtggataggcaaatgtaggttgggtaggcaaagtttagaatttgtggttttgttgaatgtttgaaattttgttgaatgttgGAAATTTGGGTGAATGGTTTGATTTTCTCACATTaaaaaattgtactcatttggccggggaatgccccgaggaatttgtattgatttgtccggggaatgccccaaagttaCCATGTACTTGAAGACGATGCACGATCAAGCCCTGAAACGTTAGGTGGAGAAAGTAATGGGTTGGAGCTTAGTCTAGCATTAGCTTAGAATAGGaattatattttcacatttttttctatttttggactgtataattggaccgGACacttttggatttgttttggtttgcgtgtttgattgattgtttttatgtttttgtgtggtttatacattcgtaataCCAAAATagccgatacactccaccaagcgatcgtggtcaaaccacgggaccgaggggtgcctaacaccttcccctcgatcaacaaaatttcttagtcAGAATCTCTGCTCGCGGATCAATTTTACAGAGGTAAAATCATTTTGAATAAGGATATtcatgggtgacttggcacacccgatttatgccaagtggcaactctgagttttgaaactaatgaatccttttcgaaacaattttcatcttttgtcactttaataataaaactctttcaaaacttaaaacgAATAATCATTTGgagtcgaaaaaggggtgtgacagctctggcaactctgctggggaactgttcagaattcgagcttattttggagttgtatcggctttgtttggcactataggtgtataaatattttttttgtgttgttttgtgttattttttttcattatggaatattttcgtgctctttgtgtacagtatttatcctatgcaTTACtgcttttatatctggcatcatgtgtctaccccctggccttctttctgcaacaagttcatAGTACATGTGTTGTACAAGacttctagttgagtcacccttattttagggggggagccatcggtgttatggagtaggtggaaagttgtcccaaccactatcgaccatacgctccctcgaacagccttgttagtgagccccaacgtaggtcagcctttaggtcatgcttatgtgcatcgtATTGATACCTAGTGGGGCCCATTTGGTccttgtaggagactcacctctgacgcatccctacatgctaaatgttgcatctttgagggtaacgaggtCATTTGACAGATTGATTTGAgcaaaagcatgagttagaagcaaagtatgtaggcaagaaattgttgaaaagaagaaaaaaaagagtgaaaaaaagagtttcggtaatttttagggttctttatgacttttgtttttcacaattccaaaattcaaaaaaatgtttttttttttaactttttgcactcattttccaaaaaatcaaaaacgttaaaatattttctttttatttatttagtaagcattcataattcgaaaactccaaaagtattttttcctttcaataggagttttgtatattttatagagtgaaaatgccaaaaagattttccttcataattgttggtgtcagtttcagttgaagtgtctaattaaaaacctaaaaagatttTATTACGTCTTTGGTTGtatctcttaagttagggtcaatctgttagttaatcattaattgtccaatctgaacgaactacgcacccctaattctcctctt containing:
- the LOC124895325 gene encoding inorganic pyrophosphatase 2-like, encoding CYCSRKIVTVHASVREAVHCSRKTVLLFITPFRETLHQFKTVLQQFVKQCTIHAKQCYCSHNSATCYCSRQTVTIQAFLHVLTFPFTPFHYYEPNKMIIDLDSNNWVVDEFGASDMFNQLVPTMLWNTVMDTMMKEIHAGGKTMQDIEQVLKWAPVIPGVVPAIKAAHALGCDLKIVSDANLFFVETILEHSGIKDCFSEINTNPSYIDDEGKLRICPYHDFDHKCKYPCPPNMCKGLVIERMQAVSLAMEGNNNKKRMIYLGDEAGDFCPSLMLREQDFVMPRKDFPVWKLMNENCQLIKAKIHGWTDGEE